A single genomic interval of Pochonia chlamydosporia 170 chromosome 7, whole genome shotgun sequence harbors:
- a CDS encoding apolipoprotein/apolipophorin (similar to Metarhizium robertsii ARSEF 23 XP_007825102.1), with protein sequence MLSRQLPRLVTRRARFPQSSRQLRYQSTSTASGSSSNFATGVLGGVVGATLAYGVYSFTPAGRTASKLNKAAAEANKKYDAAAKSLQKNTPTADQAVDSIKQFAYSYAAWIPGGRGYVDAAFKDWETVRDSHKDEVDAIVSDTYKKLGDVSKAGLSLETASRAVDVLAEMSRRIAELSGDALSDILDNHPKVKEKFGGSIDQLKSMAENYGPEAKKQVDQTWSQVRDIFSGGFSEENLNKARKLVEEKVQQVKSLGDETWQKGIEAAKPYLDKNPKIKELVEKNADALKQGNVSQLFEKLGSAEKSGNADDVQKYVQGAVDKVKSRAEDVAEGSGLEKYFDMIPQGGEVLEKLRNIGQIAEKHRDEGEQLLKETVEDLKKVLEKKGERAEEIVREARKTAEREAKKKTE encoded by the coding sequence ATGCTTTCACGACAATTGCCCCGGCTCGTTACTAGACGGGCACGATTTCCTCAGTCCAGTCGCCAGCTTCGCTACCAATCTACCTCGACTGCTTCTGGCAGTAGCTCCAACTTTGCGACCGGCGTTCTCGGAGGCGTGGTGGGAGCAACTCTCGCGTATGGCGTATACTCATTCACGCCAGCTGGTCGCACTGCATCCAAGCtcaacaaagctgctgctgaagctaATAAAAAGTATGACGCGGCTGCTAAATCCTTGCAGAAGAATACGCCCACCGCGGATCAGGCTGTCGATTCTATCAAGCAATTCGCCTATTCTTACGCGGCATGGATCCCCGGCGGAAGGGGCTACGTCGACGCCGCGTTTAAGGACTGGGAGACTGTGCGCGATAGCCACAAGGATGAGGTGGATGCTATTGTTAGCGATACCTATAAGAAGCTGGGTGATGTTTCCAAGGCAGGCTTGAGTTTGGAGACGGCATCCCGGGCAGTCGACGTCCTGGCGGAGATGTCAAGACGGATTGCGGAACTATCGGGAGATGCTCTCTCTGATATTCTGGATAATCATCCCAAGGTTAAGGAAAAGTTTGGCGGAAGCATAGACCAGCTCAAGTCCATGGCGGAGAACTACGGACCCGAAGCAAAGAAACAGGTTGACCAGACGTGGAGTCAGGTTAGGGATATTTTCTCAGGCGGCTTCTCGGAAGAGAACCTCAACAAGGCGAGAAAActggtggaagaaaaagtacaGCAAGTGAAGAGCCTAGGCGATGAAACATGGCAAAAAGGCATTGAAGCGGCGAAACCGTATCTCGACAAGAAccccaagatcaaggaacTCGTTGAGAAGAACGCGGATGCCTTGAAGCAGGGCAACGTGTCTCAGCTAtttgagaagctgggctCAGCAGAAAAGTCTGGCAACGCGGACGACGTGCAAAAGTATGTGCAGGGGGCGGtggacaaggtcaagtcgAGGGCTGAGGATGTGGCGGAGGGTTCGGGGCTAGAAAAGTACTTTGATATGATTCCCCAGGGTGGTGAGgttttggagaagttgagaaATATTGGGCAGATTGCGGAGAAGCATAGGGATGAGGGGGAGCAGCTGCTCAAGGAGACGGTGGAGGATTTgaagaaggtgttggagaagaagggggaGAGGGCGGAGGAGATTGTGAGGGAGGCTAGGAAGACGGCTGAGCgggaggcaaagaagaagacggagTGA
- a CDS encoding MFS transporter (similar to Neosartorya fischeri NRRL 181 XP_001261411.1): MAEQPPNTPQADLESAQPPTKEPDPNLITFPPSDPEHPRNWPQSTKWKTTWTVSLFVFISPISSAMIAPALEDLGRSLNMHGNVEVYLSMAIFILAYAVGPIFFGPASELYGRVRILQITNLWYLAWNLGCGFATTKAELFVFRFLAGIGGSAPLAVGGGAVSDMWSPDERGKAMGMYTMGPMLGPVIGPIAGAFIAQYSTWRWVFYSTSIAAGVVQVIGFVWLKESHPATILRWRRNRLVKETGNEDLHTGAEEESIAKTLLHAVQRPVRMFTTQPIVACIAIYMAYLFGTLYLMFATFPTIWTKVYGESQGIGGLNYLSIAIGSFIGILLQLKMVDRIYRTLKTKNNGIGCPEFRMPSMAFGSVVLTIGLFWYGWSIGHAHWIMPNIGALIVSVGVICCLQGMQMYIVDCYQTYAASAMAACAVLRSLAGFGFPLFAPYLYEELGYGWGTSVLAFVSIAVGWVAPVVFWVWGPRLRAVSRFASG; encoded by the exons ATGGCggaacaaccaccaaacacGCCTCAAGCAGACCTCGAATCCGCCCAACCCCCAACCAAAGAACCGGATCCTAACCTCATAACCTTCCCACCCTCCGACCCCGAACACCCGCGTAACTGGCCGCAATCAACGAAATGGAAAACAACATGGACCGTAtccctcttcgtcttcatctccccCATATCCAGCGCAATGATCGCCCCCGCCCTAGAAGACCTCGGCCGCAGTCTCAACATGCACGGCAACGTGGAGGTCTATCTATCCatggccatcttcatcttaGCATACGCCGTGGGACCCATCTTCTTTGGCCCTGCGTCCGAACTCTACGGCCGTGTGAGGATACTGCAAATTACGAATTTGTGGTACTTGGCGTGGAATTTGGGCTGCGGCTTCGCAACGACGAAGGCGGAGTTGTTTGTTTTCCGGTTCCTGGCTGGTATAGGCGGTAGTGCGCCtttggctgttggcggcggtgcAGTGAG TGATATGTGGAGTCCTGATGAGCGTGGGAAAGCAATGGGCATGTATACCATGGGTCCGATGCTGGGTCCTGTCATTGGCCCTATTGCTGGTGCGTTTATAGCCCAGTATTCTACGTGGCGATGGGTATTTTACTCGACTAgtattgctgctggtgttgtgcAGGTTATTGGTTTTGTGTGGCTGAAGGAATCGCACCCTGCTACGATTTTGCGCTGGAGGAGGAACCGTCTTGTGAAAGAGACGGGGAATGAAGACCTTCATACtggtgcggaggaggagagtATTGCAAAAACGTTATTACATGCGGTGCAGAGGCCGGTACGCATGTTTACCACACAGCCCATCGTTGCTTGTATCGCCATCTACATGGCATACCTATTCGGCACGCTGTACCTCATGTTCGCGACCTTTCCTACCATATGGACAAAAGTCTATGGTGAGTCCCAAGGAATAGGAGGGTTAAACTACCTCTCCATAGCAattggcagcttcatcggTATACTGTTGCAGCTCAAAATGGTGGACCGCATCTACCGCACCCTAAAAACGAAGAACAACGGCATCGGGTGTCCCGAGTTCCGCATGCCAAGCATGGCATTCGGCTCCGTTGTACTGACAATCGGATTATTCTGGTACGGATGGAGCATAGGACACGCGCACTGGATCATGCCCAACATTGGAGCCTTGATAGTCAGCGTCGGCGTGATTTGCTGCCTGCAGGGAATGCAGATGTACATTGTGGATTGCTACCAGACCTACGCGGCGAGTGCGATGGCTGCGTGTGCGGTACTCAGGAGTCTCGCGGGCTTTGGGTTTCCTCTTTTTGCGCCGTATTTGTATGAGGAGCTGGGTTATGGCTGGGGGACGAGTGTTTTGGCGTTTGTGAGTATTGCGGTTGGATGGGTTGCTCCGGTTGTGTTTTGGGTTTGGGGGCCGAGGTTGAGGGCTGTGTCTAGGTTTGCGTCGGGGTGA
- a CDS encoding Mg2+ transporter protein, CorA-like/Zinc transport protein ZntB (similar to Metarhizium robertsii ARSEF 23 XP_007825104.1) translates to MPRRSRASVNQTDSQDTYALDWPQSQRWNPDYNVPRNSLEDASNLTQASTWSPDQANIGPPASKTRTNTDTARRIKAEAHETRQRSHGLHGTAEIKPQLLPDLSHWLETLAEIYMNNLENRARWDPRWLSVTRREKHEGLKCSTITILDYINDESTPRKTAVTEKAELCAALQSRPKECAVRVLLVDDLSRFVMGALGQLYSIDAEFWFDHLTNSGYAASDSQLKVSNAVWMNWAERETRFRHRSLPGIGQRTQWNSPNRTRGRGWGHVRWARLGLMHYLGKKGFNEDEIEYRIGDGRWLVERDVFLDKYGFFMTRRRLIRHAMAVKRSKKSMEGDKLQTRAKASNIYRAYSTFDGLPKNVTAWKNRDLRVVAPEGTSFWSGKDEHGQRIDIVVFDPPRCMTNSLTNETTPSLTFMPRPMEIESYSDDELWRTAEVEETFLDPPPPLTPKKDIKKKRKEDLAQRRKQNKKFGLKDFHHSEGNDEEHGVSTESESESESDYTSDDEYDQDYENELRAEYKNPKSHSRDRDFARKYALSTSKLAERLLSNTPTQAMLQDESLIPSILHQLVLDDFWQLLAEMRLELDHLDNDLTATLYEQLVESIGNSTRQNLTWMRSTLQELCDWVNHLQKSFMILKVPQHDHQEIVELNAEVQDLQRRSEQTMNLLVSSMTLAQSSTVIEQTSGINKLTELAFFFIPVSFITSIFSMQVFELTSAPPRIWTWGLALSVVALTTYLIRVSIRSPSFRIVLLHFRATILNRFSPPGAGTASRRLNTVGNRAIAKFIFFFTAVMSLLSMVVLPIMFLLFLAMGGLWLGIIGVALYFIVTRWPEVAVLVPCFISIPISLLGMAACWNWSDEISDWGLAVILWGGEWIKWIFPAQWTLDTVDDEDLAKEGVNTYARQAIVLAT, encoded by the exons ATGCCTCGAAGATCCCGGGCATCTGTGAACCAAACCGACTCGCAGGACACCTACGCTTTGGACTGGCCACAGTCGCAGCGCTGGAACCCAGACTATAATGTCCCACGCAACTCGCTCGAAGATGCCAGTAATCTTACACAAGCTTCGACATGGTCGCCCGATCAGGCCAATATTGGCCCGCCAGCGAGCAAGACGAGAACCAATACAGACACCGCACGAAGGATCAAAGCAGAAGCCCACGAGACCAGACAGCGCAGCCATGGCCTTCATGGTACAGCAGAGATCAAGCCGCAGCTGCTGCCAGACCTGTCGCACTGGCTCGAGACACTCGCCGAAATTTACATGAATAACTTGGAAAACCGTGCTCGATGGGATCCACGTTGGCTGAGTGTAACCAGGCGCGAGAAGCATGAAGGACTCAAGTGCAGTACAATCACAATTTTAGACTATATCAACGACGAATCGACTCCTCGGAAAACAGCAGTCACGGAAAAGGCTGAACTGTGTGCCGCTTTGCAATCAAGGCCGAAAGAATGTGCTGTCAGAGTCCTGTTGGTAGATGACTTGAGCCGGTTCGTCATGGGCGCTTTGGGACAACTCTATTCTATTGATGCGGAATTTTGGTTCGACCATCTGACCAACTCTGGTTATGCTGCAAGCGACAGTCAACTTAAAGTGTCAAACGCAGTTTGGATGAACTGGGCAGAGCGTGAGACTCGATTTCGTCATCGGTCACTGCCGGGTATTGGTCAACGGACGCAATGGAACTCCCCAAATCGAACCAGAGGCCGAGGTTGGGGACATGTCAGGTGGGCTCGGCTCGGCTTGATGCACTATCTCGGGAAGAAAGGGTTCAATGAAGACGAAATTGAGTACAGAATAGGCGATGGAAGATGGCTTGTCGAAAGAGATGTATTCTTGGACAAATATGGATTCTTCATGACGCGACGCAGGCTCATCAGGCACGCTATGGCAGTCAAGAGatccaagaagagcatggaGGGGGATAAACTGCAAACGAGGGCCAAAGCGTCCAATATATACCGTGCCTACAGTACTTTTGATGGTCTTCCCAAAAATGTCACGGCGTGGAAGAACAGAGACTTGAGAGTCGTGGCTCCGGAAGGCACTAGCTTCTGGTCAGGAAAAGATGAACACGGCCAGAGAATAG ATATCGTTGTTTTTGATCCTCCGCGATGTATGACGAATAGCCTCACAAACGAAACAACACCTTCCCTTACCTTCATGCCGAGGCCGATGGAAATTGAATCGTACTCTGACGATGAGCTTTGGCGTACTGCCGAGGTGGAAGAGACCTTTCTCGATCCGCCTCCACCTCTAACCCCGAAAAAGGATATTAAGAAAAAGCGAAAGGAGGACTTGGCTCAGAGGAGAAAACAGAACAAAAAGTTTGGGCTCAAGGATTTCCACCACAGCGAAGGAAATGACGAAGAACATGGCGTGAGTACCGAGTCAGAATCCGAGTCCGAGTCTGATTATACCAGTGACGATGAGTACGACCAAGACTACGAAAATGAGCTGCGAGCCGAGTATAAGAACCCCAAATCCCATTCACGAGATCGCGACTTCGCTCGAAAGTATGCCCTATCAACTTCGAAGTTGGCCGAACGTCTTCTCTCCAATACTCCCACGCAAGCCATGTTGCAAGATGAATCGCTTATTCCCTCAATTCTTCACCAGCTTGTTCTTGACGACTTTTGGCAACTCCTGGCAGAGATGCGCCTAGAGTTGGATCATTTGGATAACGACCTAACGGCAACACTGTACGAGCAGTTGGTGGAATCTATTGGCAACTCTACGCGGCAGAATCTCACGTGGATGCGGTCTACCTTGCAAGAGCTGTGCGACTGGGTTAATCATCTGCAAAAGTCTTTCATGATCCTCAAAGTGCCACAGCATGACCATCAGGAGATTGTGGAATTGAATGCAGAAGTGCAAGACTTGCAGCGTCGCAGCGAACAGACGATGAATTTGCTAGTCTCCTCCATGACACTTGCACAATCGTCGACAGTAATTGAACAAACTTCAGGCATTAACAAGCTTACCGAGCTGGCATTCTTCTTTATTCCTGTATCCTTCATTACTTCCATCTTTTCCATGCAAGTATTTGAACTCACTTCCGCGCCGCCGCGGATCTGGACTTGGGGACTCGCGCTATCAGTCGTGGCATTGACGACGTATCTGATCCGAGTATCAATACGATCGCCGTCTTTCCGCATTGTTCTTCTGCACTTTCGTGCCACAATCCTCAACCGGTTTTCTCCCCCTGGTGCGGGAACTGCATCCAGGCGTCTAAACACAGTGGGCAACCGTGCAATCGCCAAGTTTATCTTCTTTTTCACAGCAGTCATGAGTTTACTCTCCATGGTTGTTTTGCCCATTAtgtttctccttttcctcgCCATGGGTGGCCTCTGGCTTGGTATCATAGGAGTGGCCCTGTACTTTATCGTCACGCGATGGCCCGAGGTTGCGGTGCTGGTCCCCTGCTTCATATCTATTCCAATTTCTCTCCTTGGAATGGCGGCATGTTGGAATTGGTCTGACGAGATTTCAGATTGGGGCTTGGCGGTAATACTATGGGGTGGtgaatggatcaaatggatatTTCCCGCACAGTGGACTTTGGATACagttgacgatgaggatttgGCAAAGGAAGGCGTTAATACATATGCGCGGCAAGCAATTGTGCTGGCGACATAA